From a region of the Necator americanus strain Aroian chromosome Unknown Necator_2022.05.29.01.07, whole genome shotgun sequence genome:
- a CDS encoding uncharacterized protein (NECATOR_2022.05.29.01.07.G43.T2): MRSFSIDSEAPQQKQSHRFATSRLCLYKYDGARNPPHHHGKEQGMVDAVLYALIKPGGDFTYTSAIMDGCFNTFAIRAAENHVV, from the exons ATGCGGTCGTTTTCAATCGATAGCGAGGCGCCCCAACAAAAACAGTCGCACAG ATTCGCAACGTCCCGTCTTTGCTTGTATAAGTACGACGGGGCTCGTAATCCACCACATCACCATG GGAAAGAGCAGGGGATGGTTGATGCAGTTCTCTACGCACTGATTAAACCAGGAGGTGATTTTACGTACACGTCAGCAATTATGGATGGATGTTTCAACACATTTGCCATACGAGCTGCAGAAAACCACGTTGTATGA
- a CDS encoding uncharacterized protein (NECATOR_2022.05.29.01.07.G43.T1): protein MVNLARCMKFWCNIRDVSHPPKNNLVSVHSKIKLEEGEQTSVKRNGAIGKEQGMVDAVLYALIKPGGDFTYTSAIMDGCFNTFAIRAAENHVV from the coding sequence ATGGTGAACTTGGCCAGATGCATGAAGTTTTGGTGCAATATAAGAGATGTATCGCATCCACCTAAGAACAACCTTGTCTCGGTGCATAGCAAAATCAAATTGGAAGAAGGTGAGCAAACATCAGTAAAAAGGAATGGGGCTATAGGGAAAGAGCAGGGGATGGTTGATGCAGTTCTCTACGCACTGATTAAACCAGGAGGTGATTTTACGTACACGTCAGCAATTATGGATGGATGTTTCAACACATTTGCCATACGAGCTGCAGAAAACCACGTTGTATGA